Proteins encoded together in one Alteribacter keqinensis window:
- a CDS encoding glutamate-5-semialdehyde dehydrogenase: protein MTKVVEPVSVKSQAKLAQKASKSLGMLSTQVKNEALHVVADYLDQNVATILTANEQDLQNGKKAGYDDAYMDRLALSEARVKEFAQGLRDVAKLDDPSGETLDEWTLENGLNVATVRVPLGVIGMIYEARPNVTVDATGLALKSGNAIVLKGGSSAIHSNRAIVKLMKEALANTEVSSDAVQFIDSTDREATEELFTMKEHIDVLIPRGGGKLISAVVNNATVPVLETGVGNCHIYVDKDADAQKAISIFVNAKTDRPAVCNAAETLIVHSEWLSANKEALVSAFNEHGIGVYGCEKAVKEIERAEPATEDHWASEFLSLDIAVKVVNDVSEAVEHIDNYGTKHSEAIVTESKETAARFTGLVDAAAVYHNASTRFTDGSALGFGAEIGISTQKLHARGPMGLPALTTVKYVMSGSGQIR from the coding sequence GTGACTAAAGTAGTCGAACCAGTAAGTGTAAAGTCTCAGGCAAAGTTGGCACAGAAAGCGTCAAAGTCCCTAGGAATGCTTTCAACGCAAGTAAAAAATGAAGCATTGCATGTGGTGGCGGACTATCTTGATCAAAATGTTGCAACAATTTTGACAGCCAATGAACAGGATCTTCAAAACGGAAAGAAAGCAGGCTATGATGACGCGTATATGGACCGTCTCGCCCTAAGTGAAGCGCGGGTAAAGGAATTTGCTCAGGGTCTTCGTGACGTAGCGAAGCTTGACGATCCATCAGGTGAAACATTAGATGAGTGGACACTTGAGAACGGTCTGAATGTAGCGACTGTCAGAGTACCTCTTGGAGTCATCGGGATGATTTACGAAGCCCGTCCTAACGTAACAGTCGATGCGACCGGTCTTGCCTTAAAATCCGGCAATGCGATCGTATTAAAAGGTGGGTCTTCTGCGATTCATTCGAACCGTGCGATCGTAAAATTGATGAAAGAAGCTCTCGCTAATACAGAAGTTTCCTCAGATGCCGTACAATTCATTGACAGCACTGACCGCGAAGCAACTGAAGAGTTGTTTACAATGAAAGAGCACATCGACGTGCTCATTCCACGTGGAGGCGGTAAACTAATTTCCGCAGTTGTAAACAACGCAACGGTGCCTGTTCTTGAAACGGGTGTAGGAAACTGTCACATTTATGTTGACAAAGATGCAGATGCACAAAAAGCCATCAGTATTTTTGTGAATGCAAAAACGGACCGCCCGGCTGTCTGTAATGCTGCAGAGACATTAATTGTTCACAGTGAATGGCTGAGCGCCAACAAAGAAGCTCTTGTGTCTGCTTTTAACGAACATGGAATCGGTGTTTACGGCTGTGAAAAAGCAGTGAAAGAGATTGAGCGAGCAGAGCCTGCGACAGAAGATCACTGGGCAAGTGAATTCCTCAGCCTAGATATAGCGGTGAAAGTAGTTAACGACGTTTCCGAAGCGGTTGAACACATCGACAACTACGGAACAAAGCATTCTGAGGCTATTGTAACGGAAAGTAAAGAAACGGCAGCCCGCTTCACAGGACTTGTTGATGCAGCTGCGGTTTATCACAATGCATCCACTCGTTTTACGGACGGAAGTGCCCTTGGCTTTGGTGCTGAAATCGGGATTTCTACTCAAAAACTCCACGCACGTGGCCCGATGGGACTGCCGGCGCTTACAACAGTGAAATATGTCATGAGCGGAAGTGGACAAATCAGATAG
- a CDS encoding GNAT family N-acetyltransferase, giving the protein MEFPELETKRLRLVKITYDYTKELYDILSRKEVMKYYGMDRISNYEEAAQVIESYRKNFANQRGIRWGIVIKDSNVFVGTIGLSNLLQKKAEVGFELHPDYWRKGYISEAFRVILRYSFEELDLFRLGAVTFPENTASIFLLEKFDFEKEGCLRGYFYQNKTSYDALIFSVIYPEWKGSI; this is encoded by the coding sequence TTGGAATTTCCTGAACTTGAGACGAAAAGGCTACGCCTGGTAAAGATCACCTACGATTACACAAAAGAACTTTACGACATTCTCTCGAGAAAAGAAGTCATGAAATATTACGGTATGGATCGTATTTCAAACTATGAAGAAGCTGCCCAGGTGATTGAATCGTACAGAAAGAATTTTGCAAATCAGCGAGGAATCCGTTGGGGCATTGTCATAAAAGATTCGAACGTATTTGTTGGAACAATCGGATTAAGTAATTTACTGCAAAAAAAAGCGGAGGTTGGATTTGAACTGCATCCGGATTATTGGCGAAAGGGATACATTTCTGAAGCTTTCAGAGTGATACTGAGATATTCATTTGAAGAACTTGATTTATTCAGGCTGGGAGCGGTAACTTTTCCTGAGAACACAGCATCCATATTTTTATTGGAGAAATTTGATTTTGAGAAAGAGGGCTGCCTGAGAGGATACTTTTATCAAAACAAAACCTCCTATGATGCACTCATCTTCTCCGTAATTTATCCAGAGTGGAAAGGAAGTATTTAA
- a CDS encoding methanogen output domain 1-containing protein encodes MINEVKPPSLSGHVFLAKLITQYAHIHERTVGKGARDYIREIGLRTGEWLERFYKDDQERWSVEKYADVIVDIKNSIGGHFRIVEVFPDHVVVRATACPFGDVVQDAPHLCMMTSSVFGGIAARQFGYSKVSLRERIALGDGGCEVAIYFSPASTEEGDEYKDLRITPHYGDPFNWEEETISMLNEELRKSDTMIEMLLEELEELKKERN; translated from the coding sequence GTGATAAACGAGGTTAAACCTCCATCATTGAGTGGGCATGTGTTTCTTGCGAAGCTGATTACGCAATATGCACACATTCACGAGCGTACAGTCGGTAAAGGAGCCCGGGATTATATCAGAGAAATCGGACTTCGAACCGGGGAATGGCTTGAAAGGTTTTATAAAGACGATCAGGAACGCTGGTCCGTTGAAAAATACGCAGACGTTATTGTCGATATAAAAAATTCAATCGGTGGGCACTTCAGGATCGTTGAAGTGTTTCCCGATCACGTGGTAGTCAGAGCAACAGCATGTCCGTTTGGGGATGTTGTACAGGACGCACCGCATTTATGCATGATGACCTCCAGTGTATTTGGAGGCATTGCGGCCCGCCAATTTGGATACAGTAAAGTAAGTTTGCGGGAGCGCATTGCATTAGGTGATGGTGGCTGTGAAGTAGCGATATACTTCTCACCGGCAAGCACTGAAGAAGGGGATGAATATAAAGATTTACGGATCACTCCTCATTACGGCGATCCGTTTAACTGGGAAGAAGAAACCATATCCATGCTCAATGAAGAGCTTAGGAAAAGTGACACGATGATCGAGATGCTGTTAGAAGAGCTTGAAGAACTGAAAAAAGAACGAAATTAA
- a CDS encoding ferritin-like domain-containing protein: MYNSTLQLTEGINPEQINNIARAMNVEYTSIFCLETLAQLAPSLEERERILAIRADEFRHYRMFAELYFNLTGREHTPQMIAVCSNLYERGLKEAFFNKQNNVAEYLNAAEQADVPAVRNSFRRASWDEQNHGVWLLYLLTNR; this comes from the coding sequence ATGTATAACTCGACACTACAGCTGACTGAAGGGATTAACCCCGAACAGATTAATAACATTGCAAGAGCGATGAACGTGGAATACACATCTATATTCTGTCTTGAAACACTTGCCCAACTGGCACCTTCTTTGGAAGAGAGGGAGCGTATCCTTGCCATCCGCGCTGATGAATTCCGTCATTACCGGATGTTTGCTGAGCTTTACTTTAATTTAACAGGCAGGGAACATACTCCTCAAATGATTGCCGTCTGCAGTAATCTTTATGAAAGGGGACTAAAGGAAGCATTCTTTAACAAACAGAATAACGTGGCTGAATACTTGAATGCAGCCGAGCAGGCCGACGTACCTGCCGTAAGAAACTCCTTTCGCAGAGCCTCATGGGATGAACAAAACCATGGTGTGTGGCTGTTGTATTTACTGACAAATCGTTAA
- a CDS encoding VOC family protein: protein MKLDNLRLLVTSFEECFYFYRDTMGLTVTWGEPSGEYASFEDSVENTVAIFNRQLMAEALGKGELPSFSNSQDHFALIFRVEDLTEEVSRIRGNGGDVSDIRKQPSWGIESAYIRDPDGNLIELMSSMPKSSWDESLLKEDDRYSRQ, encoded by the coding sequence ATGAAACTGGACAATTTACGCCTTCTTGTAACCTCTTTTGAAGAGTGTTTTTACTTTTACAGAGATACGATGGGCCTGACAGTCACATGGGGAGAGCCATCAGGGGAGTATGCGAGTTTTGAAGATTCAGTAGAAAATACGGTGGCCATCTTTAATCGCCAACTAATGGCCGAAGCTCTCGGAAAAGGAGAGCTTCCCAGCTTTTCAAACAGCCAGGATCACTTTGCTTTAATTTTCAGAGTGGAGGACCTGACTGAAGAGGTCAGCCGTATCAGGGGAAATGGCGGAGATGTGTCTGACATCAGGAAGCAGCCGAGCTGGGGGATCGAATCAGCATATATCCGTGACCCTGACGGAAACCTGATTGAACTCATGTCCAGTATGCCGAAGTCATCGTGGGATGAATCGTTATTAAAAGAAGATGATAGGTATTCCCGTCAGTGA
- a CDS encoding manganese-dependent inorganic pyrophosphatase, with protein sequence MANEKVLIFGHKSPDTDTICSALAYAELKKELGMDAEPVRLGEVSEETQYALDRFKVEAPRQIDKAAPDADLVILVDHNERQQSVEDIDSVRVLEVIDHHRIANFETKDPLYYRAEPVGCTATILNKLYKENNVEIKPEIAGLMLSAIISDSLLFKSPTCTEEDIQAAKELAELAGVDAESYGLEMLKAGANLQDKTVEQLISLDAKEFTMGSAKVKIAQVNTVDTDEVFERRSELEKAINNDVSEKGLDLFILVVTDILTNNSTVYVEGEASESVEKAFDVKLDNKTAVLEGVVSRKKQIIPPLNGVLA encoded by the coding sequence ATGGCAAATGAAAAAGTACTTATCTTTGGTCACAAAAGCCCGGATACAGATACAATCTGCTCAGCCCTTGCGTATGCTGAGCTGAAAAAGGAATTGGGAATGGATGCTGAACCTGTCCGTCTCGGTGAAGTAAGTGAAGAAACACAATATGCTCTAGATCGTTTTAAGGTTGAAGCGCCCCGGCAGATTGACAAGGCAGCACCTGACGCAGATCTTGTTATCCTTGTGGACCACAACGAACGCCAGCAGAGTGTCGAAGATATTGACAGTGTCCGTGTACTTGAAGTCATTGACCACCACCGTATTGCAAACTTTGAAACAAAAGATCCCTTGTACTATCGTGCTGAACCGGTTGGTTGTACGGCAACGATTTTAAACAAGCTTTATAAAGAAAACAATGTAGAAATCAAACCTGAGATTGCCGGGTTGATGCTTTCTGCCATTATTTCCGACTCATTATTATTTAAATCTCCTACCTGCACTGAAGAAGATATCCAGGCAGCCAAAGAGCTTGCTGAACTTGCCGGTGTTGACGCAGAGAGCTATGGTCTTGAAATGCTCAAAGCAGGTGCAAACCTTCAGGATAAAACAGTTGAACAGCTGATCTCCCTTGATGCAAAAGAATTTACGATGGGAAGCGCAAAAGTGAAGATCGCCCAGGTAAACACGGTAGACACAGACGAAGTATTTGAGCGTCGCAGCGAATTGGAAAAGGCGATCAACAACGATGTTTCTGAAAAAGGGCTTGATTTATTCATCCTGGTAGTGACAGATATCCTTACAAATAACTCTACGGTTTACGTAGAAGGTGAAGCATCAGAGAGTGTGGAAAAAGCATTTGATGTGAAGCTTGATAATAAAACAGCCGTTCTTGAAGGTGTCGTTTCCCGTAAGAAACAGATCATTCCCCCACTAAATGGTGTATTAGCATAG
- a CDS encoding P-II family nitrogen regulator: MQTVTTQKNHYKLIITIVKKKQANKVMAAAKKGGAEGGTILLGSGLGIHEKESFFGIDMLYEKEIVFTLIPEDRLSNILEHIKEEAKLNKQGTGIGFVVDVLAVRGIVHNQMDLTFEEEALERMIDHVNFELIVTIVNKGDAGIVVDASKRAGAEGGTILSGRGSGIHEQAKLLSMIIEPEKEIVLTLVTRDKVKRVLHQIEEEASLNQPGKGIAFILPVEETIGINH; this comes from the coding sequence ATGCAGACCGTGACTACACAAAAAAATCATTACAAGCTGATCATCACAATCGTGAAAAAGAAACAAGCCAATAAAGTAATGGCAGCAGCAAAAAAAGGCGGCGCTGAAGGTGGTACCATTCTTCTCGGTTCGGGGCTTGGGATTCATGAAAAGGAATCTTTTTTCGGGATTGATATGCTTTACGAAAAGGAGATCGTGTTCACGCTTATTCCAGAAGACCGGCTGTCAAATATCCTTGAACATATTAAAGAAGAAGCAAAGTTAAATAAACAAGGAACCGGCATCGGATTTGTTGTTGATGTTCTGGCTGTAAGAGGGATTGTTCATAATCAGATGGACCTGACATTCGAAGAGGAGGCATTGGAAAGAATGATTGATCATGTTAATTTTGAGCTGATCGTGACGATTGTAAATAAAGGAGATGCCGGTATCGTTGTAGATGCTTCCAAACGAGCCGGGGCTGAAGGTGGCACCATATTATCAGGGAGAGGATCAGGCATTCACGAACAGGCAAAGCTTCTTTCCATGATCATTGAGCCTGAGAAAGAAATCGTTCTTACCCTGGTTACCCGGGATAAGGTCAAACGAGTCCTACACCAAATCGAAGAAGAAGCCTCCCTCAATCAGCCGGGAAAGGGAATTGCTTTCATCCTCCCGGTAGAAGAAACAATTGGGATTAATCACTGA
- a CDS encoding DUF1538 domain-containing protein translates to MITHFFQGFDHILHEVALAVLPLIILFAAFQIFFLRLSLKKVWKMMFGITLTFFGLSFFLQGVGIGFFPAGQAIGEILGQNTRAWLYLPLIGLLFGFVVTFAEPAIRILNHEVEKVTAGSISSNILLFTLSIGVAVSIALSMIRIIVGIPLWMILVPGYLAAFSLVRFSKKRFITIAFDAGGVATGPMTVTFIMAIAVGVANVTEGRDPLLDGFGMISLVALTPILSVLFLGLLYSKKEDADRDYTKKSLQADHHNREKETSQ, encoded by the coding sequence TTGATCACTCACTTTTTTCAAGGTTTTGACCATATTCTTCATGAAGTGGCATTGGCCGTTTTACCTTTAATTATTTTGTTTGCCGCATTTCAGATTTTCTTTCTCCGCCTTAGCTTGAAGAAAGTGTGGAAGATGATGTTTGGTATTACCCTTACTTTCTTTGGTCTCTCTTTTTTCCTCCAAGGGGTAGGCATCGGCTTTTTCCCGGCAGGTCAGGCTATCGGAGAGATACTCGGGCAGAATACAAGAGCCTGGCTCTATCTTCCCCTAATCGGATTATTGTTTGGGTTTGTCGTGACATTCGCAGAGCCTGCCATACGGATACTCAATCACGAAGTGGAAAAAGTCACAGCAGGATCCATTTCAAGTAATATCCTGCTTTTCACGCTGTCGATCGGGGTTGCTGTCTCTATCGCTTTATCAATGATCAGGATCATTGTGGGTATTCCATTATGGATGATTCTCGTGCCCGGTTACCTTGCAGCATTTAGTTTAGTACGTTTCTCCAAGAAACGCTTTATCACGATTGCCTTTGATGCAGGAGGAGTGGCTACAGGTCCGATGACAGTAACATTTATCATGGCCATTGCTGTCGGGGTAGCTAATGTAACAGAAGGACGGGATCCTCTGCTGGACGGTTTCGGAATGATTTCTCTCGTTGCACTGACCCCCATTCTATCTGTTCTTTTCCTTGGACTGCTATATAGTAAAAAGGAGGATGCAGACCGTGACTACACAAAAAAATCATTACAAGCTGATCATCACAATCGTGAAAAAGAAACAAGCCAATAA
- a CDS encoding DUF1538 domain-containing protein yields the protein MAYILDQLKEVTFAIIPLALVVIVLQFTVIGLPSDVFISFLAGVVLVGIGLFLFLVGVHIGLLPIGELIGSSLPKIKKSWLIIGVGFFLGLVVTIAEPDVRVLAFQVDQVSGGRISNDLLVYTVAFGVAIFVALAMVKILYNLNFIHLLIGGYTLIFILALFTPPNFIPISFDAGGVTTGPMTVPFILALGVGVASVVRRADSKQTSDGFGFVALASIGPVLAIMILGVIFG from the coding sequence ATGGCCTACATTCTTGATCAGTTAAAAGAAGTGACGTTTGCAATCATTCCCCTGGCCCTCGTTGTTATTGTTCTTCAATTTACTGTCATCGGTCTTCCTTCTGATGTATTTATATCTTTTTTAGCAGGCGTTGTACTTGTTGGGATCGGGCTGTTTCTGTTTCTTGTGGGGGTGCATATCGGCCTTCTGCCTATTGGGGAATTGATCGGTTCTTCTCTCCCAAAAATCAAGAAATCGTGGCTCATTATCGGGGTTGGCTTCTTTCTTGGACTCGTGGTTACCATTGCCGAACCGGATGTACGGGTTCTCGCCTTCCAGGTTGACCAGGTATCAGGGGGGCGTATTTCAAATGACCTTCTTGTTTATACTGTCGCCTTTGGGGTTGCTATCTTCGTTGCTTTGGCAATGGTTAAGATTTTATATAACTTAAATTTCATTCATTTATTGATTGGGGGATATACCCTTATTTTTATCCTTGCCCTCTTCACACCTCCTAATTTTATTCCCATATCCTTTGATGCCGGCGGAGTCACAACCGGGCCGATGACAGTACCGTTTATTCTTGCCCTTGGTGTAGGTGTGGCGTCTGTAGTCAGACGGGCCGACTCCAAGCAGACAAGTGACGGATTTGGGTTTGTAGCACTGGCTTCGATCGGTCCTGTACTGGCTATTATGATCCTGGGGGTGATTTTTGGTTGA
- a CDS encoding helix-turn-helix transcriptional regulator translates to MLRNRVKELRARFSLTQTDLANRIGVTRQTIGLIEKGDYAPSITLAIKMAKTFDTAIDEVFWLEGDEE, encoded by the coding sequence ATGCTAAGAAATCGTGTAAAGGAGCTCAGGGCCCGGTTCAGCTTAACGCAGACAGACTTAGCCAATAGAATTGGTGTAACCCGGCAGACAATCGGGCTGATTGAAAAAGGTGACTACGCCCCGAGTATTACCCTTGCCATCAAAATGGCAAAAACATTCGATACGGCCATTGATGAAGTATTCTGGCTTGAAGGAGATGAAGAGTAG
- a CDS encoding small multi-drug export protein translates to MTTFIAYVVVFLLAATPFFEMIAVIPLGVAAGLHVVPVTILAFAGNVVTVLLVILLINQIQAWLKRRREAKGKDGDSKREGRAKKVWKRFGLPGLAIAGPFFIGSHLAALMGMSFGGTKKRMAVWMVGSLTIWCLVTAVASHIGIDLLFNHTDREGFLVDYLER, encoded by the coding sequence ATGACTACATTTATTGCCTATGTTGTTGTGTTTTTACTCGCTGCCACTCCGTTTTTTGAAATGATTGCCGTTATTCCTCTCGGCGTTGCTGCAGGTCTTCATGTTGTTCCTGTTACCATTCTTGCATTTGCAGGTAACGTAGTAACTGTTCTTCTTGTTATTCTATTAATCAATCAGATTCAGGCCTGGTTAAAAAGAAGAAGAGAAGCAAAAGGAAAGGACGGCGACTCCAAAAGAGAAGGCCGGGCAAAGAAAGTATGGAAGCGATTTGGACTTCCCGGCCTTGCCATTGCGGGACCGTTTTTTATCGGGAGCCACCTCGCTGCTCTTATGGGAATGAGTTTTGGAGGAACGAAGAAACGAATGGCTGTCTGGATGGTCGGGAGTTTAACAATTTGGTGTCTTGTAACAGCTGTAGCTTCTCATATTGGAATAGACTTGTTGTTTAACCACACCGACCGGGAAGGTTTTCTGGTAGATTACCTGGAGCGTTAG
- a CDS encoding DeoR family transcriptional regulator: MLREERKKRILNWIDEEEYIRITELSKRLNVSEMTIYRDIQSLSEKGLLNRSSGGVTKKHTSTHEGTNICAYCKKGLHRRQQVQLIFKDQKVEELCCAHCGLLRYQEVDIEVSHLLCKDFLDDSTMSASMTHFLIGSDQVMNCCYPQTLPFASREQAVRFQKGFGGQLCTLKEALSELNKQMNVSGCCKDH; the protein is encoded by the coding sequence ATGCTTCGTGAGGAACGAAAAAAACGAATACTTAACTGGATTGATGAGGAAGAATACATTCGCATTACAGAATTGAGTAAGCGGTTAAATGTATCAGAAATGACCATATACCGGGATATTCAATCTTTATCTGAAAAGGGTCTGCTGAACAGGTCCAGTGGCGGGGTGACAAAAAAACACACTTCAACACATGAGGGTACTAACATTTGTGCGTATTGTAAAAAAGGACTTCACAGACGCCAGCAGGTACAATTGATCTTTAAGGATCAAAAAGTGGAAGAGCTGTGCTGTGCCCATTGCGGACTTCTTCGTTATCAGGAAGTGGATATTGAAGTCTCTCACTTATTATGTAAAGACTTTCTCGATGATTCTACAATGAGTGCGAGTATGACGCATTTTCTAATTGGTTCAGATCAGGTAATGAACTGCTGTTACCCTCAGACTCTTCCATTTGCTTCCAGAGAGCAGGCTGTAAGGTTTCAAAAAGGATTCGGAGGACAGCTCTGTACATTAAAAGAAGCACTCAGTGAATTGAATAAACAGATGAACGTTTCAGGATGCTGTAAAGACCACTAG
- a CDS encoding FixH family protein, whose translation MKKFLAFALISVLMIACGQEEEESHGNELENLGPIDVEVTMDSEGDPGEWTLEALVTQGENTVNDADEVTFEVWKQGEKENSEMLDYEDVNDGMYTVSYTFEEDGHYFVIPHVTAHGMHVMPTHELTIGEPESTESEEADDHEHGHDDHDHSDGHSHHSDIVDVESNFESLDRDTPIEVTITEDGETLEDARVRLEIWQHGDEMRTWIDAEDEGEGVYKAAHDFEEAGDYHVVIHIENDEIHEHLDDSFTIE comes from the coding sequence ATGAAAAAGTTTCTCGCATTTGCGTTGATAAGCGTATTAATGATCGCTTGTGGACAGGAAGAAGAGGAAAGCCACGGTAACGAATTGGAAAACCTGGGACCGATCGATGTTGAAGTAACGATGGACAGTGAAGGGGATCCTGGTGAGTGGACACTTGAAGCTTTAGTTACCCAGGGGGAAAATACGGTGAATGACGCGGATGAAGTCACATTTGAAGTATGGAAGCAAGGGGAGAAGGAAAACAGCGAAATGCTGGATTATGAAGATGTCAATGACGGAATGTACACAGTTTCATACACATTCGAGGAGGATGGCCATTATTTTGTGATTCCTCATGTCACGGCTCACGGTATGCACGTTATGCCAACCCATGAACTGACAATCGGGGAACCGGAATCAACAGAATCTGAAGAAGCTGATGACCATGAGCATGGACACGATGATCACGACCATTCTGATGGTCACAGCCACCATTCTGACATTGTAGATGTGGAAAGTAACTTTGAGAGTCTTGACCGTGATACTCCAATTGAAGTGACCATTACTGAAGATGGAGAAACACTTGAAGATGCCCGTGTCCGCCTTGAAATCTGGCAGCATGGCGATGAGATGAGAACTTGGATCGATGCTGAAGATGAAGGGGAAGGTGTGTACAAAGCTGCCCACGATTTTGAAGAAGCAGGAGATTACCACGTTGTGATCCACATTGAAAATGATGAGATTCATGAGCACCTGGATGATTCATTTACAATTGAATAG
- a CDS encoding biotin transporter BioY — MFNDLSVLKKSGLCLLFALITGVFAQITIPLPYIPITGQTLAVGLAAVILGSKLGAATMVVYLLLGAVGLPVFSDLQSGVNVLVGPSGGYIFGFVLTAYVTGLILEKSSFTLGWATVANIVGMGITLAFGMVQLMIVLELTFTAALQAGVIPFLITGVIKAFLASAGGVWVRQFSGQKLKKEQLGKAS; from the coding sequence TTGTTTAATGATTTATCTGTATTAAAAAAGTCGGGCTTATGTTTATTGTTTGCTTTAATAACCGGTGTTTTTGCACAAATCACGATTCCGCTGCCTTACATCCCTATAACCGGTCAGACACTGGCTGTTGGTCTGGCAGCAGTAATACTGGGAAGCAAGCTGGGAGCGGCTACCATGGTTGTCTACCTCCTCCTTGGTGCAGTCGGTCTTCCTGTATTTTCTGACTTGCAAAGTGGTGTTAATGTTCTTGTTGGACCGAGCGGCGGGTATATATTCGGGTTTGTGTTAACCGCGTATGTAACGGGGCTGATCCTGGAAAAGTCATCTTTCACCCTTGGCTGGGCGACAGTGGCTAATATTGTTGGAATGGGGATTACACTCGCATTTGGAATGGTCCAGCTTATGATTGTGCTGGAATTGACTTTTACAGCCGCTTTACAGGCCGGTGTTATTCCGTTTCTTATAACAGGTGTTATTAAAGCTTTTCTGGCAAGTGCAGGAGGCGTCTGGGTAAGGCAGTTTTCAGGGCAAAAGCTGAAAAAAGAACAACTGGGAAAAGCCAGCTGA
- the chrA gene encoding chromate efflux transporter — MHLKTLLEILLVSTRLGFTSFGGPVAHLGYFHNEYVKRRNWLDDKAYADLVALAQFIPGPASSQVGIGIGLMRGGLMGAILSFIGFTFPSVLALMIFATLMQSFDISQAGWIHGLKLVAVAVVAHAILGMGQKLAPDRTRASIAIITLILLLVWQTVYSQVILIVLAGLAGLIIYRGNKDENPVDLGIRLSYRFASICLVTFFSLLVALPALRNVFTSDLFALFDSFYRAGALVFGGGHVVLPLLEREVVPAGIVGAEDFLAGYGATQAVPGPLFTFASYLGTVANGWIGGLVATIAIFLPAFLLILGTLPFWNVIRKNPTIQGALLGVNAAVVGILAAAFYNPIFTNAVTSSVDFALAAGLFGLLVFWKVPAWMVVLIGAAGGTVIFMFL; from the coding sequence ATGCATCTAAAAACATTACTTGAAATTTTGCTCGTTTCCACCCGGCTTGGATTTACCTCATTCGGGGGACCCGTTGCCCATTTAGGCTATTTTCACAATGAATATGTAAAACGCCGGAATTGGCTGGATGACAAAGCTTATGCTGACCTCGTTGCACTGGCCCAGTTCATTCCGGGACCTGCAAGCAGCCAGGTAGGCATCGGCATTGGCCTGATGCGCGGCGGGCTTATGGGAGCTATTTTGTCTTTTATCGGATTTACTTTTCCATCCGTTCTAGCCCTGATGATTTTTGCCACCTTAATGCAAAGCTTTGACATCAGCCAGGCAGGATGGATTCACGGTCTCAAGCTTGTAGCTGTTGCAGTCGTGGCACATGCGATACTCGGAATGGGTCAAAAACTGGCTCCGGACCGGACAAGAGCAAGCATTGCCATCATTACACTTATTTTATTACTCGTCTGGCAGACCGTCTACAGCCAGGTCATTCTTATTGTTCTGGCCGGCTTAGCAGGACTTATCATTTACCGGGGAAATAAGGACGAAAATCCGGTTGATTTGGGGATCAGGCTCAGCTATCGCTTCGCTTCGATCTGTCTTGTAACCTTTTTCTCTCTTCTGGTTGCTCTTCCTGCCCTTAGGAATGTGTTTACATCTGATCTGTTTGCTCTTTTCGACAGCTTCTACAGAGCAGGCGCTCTCGTTTTTGGAGGCGGACACGTCGTCCTTCCTTTACTTGAACGAGAAGTTGTTCCGGCAGGTATTGTAGGAGCAGAAGACTTTCTTGCAGGCTACGGAGCTACACAGGCTGTTCCAGGTCCGTTATTTACTTTTGCCTCATACCTTGGGACGGTTGCAAACGGCTGGATTGGCGGACTTGTAGCAACCATAGCAATCTTTTTGCCCGCATTTCTGCTGATCCTGGGCACTCTTCCTTTTTGGAATGTGATTCGTAAAAATCCAACTATTCAAGGAGCCTTATTAGGTGTCAATGCAGCTGTTGTGGGCATCTTAGCCGCTGCGTTTTACAATCCGATTTTTACAAACGCAGTAACATCTTCGGTAGATTTTGCACTGGCAGCCGGCTTGTTCGGACTTCTTGTGTTCTGGAAGGTACCGGCATGGATGGTCGTACTCATCGGTGCTGCTGGTGGAACAGTGATCTTTATGTTCCTTTAA
- a CDS encoding FbpB family small basic protein: protein MIKTSMSILINKNKEELMTNEKELSRIEERLDDKLANKTSSKPGKNKRAN, encoded by the coding sequence GTGATTAAAACATCAATGAGTATTCTTATTAATAAAAATAAAGAAGAACTGATGACGAACGAAAAGGAGCTCTCTAGAATTGAAGAGCGCCTTGACGACAAACTTGCCAATAAAACAAGCAGTAAGCCAGGGAAAAATAAACGCGCTAATTAA